The stretch of DNA gattagcaaatatttgattattatttgttactaatgatttattgattttgtagcaaatttaaaagagaaaataaatattttggtatttttaccaaacttttaaaagcaacactaaatggactcaacaagcatatcaagagcaaaagattcatcaagggatcaacaactcaagaccctattcaaaagaggtcttcaaaatcccaaagtcaaaaagtcaacccgaaagtcaaagtcaaagtcaaagtcaaggtcaactctcgggaaaaatcaacttgggatcaaaaacatgcaaatcaagctaggaggctcatctacatcaagactactcaaaattaaatggtataaatctactttagtcttgttaaagtgatttgcatagtacactaatttttataaatttgaattttggcccattcactaacttgtgcaacaagttttctcacacgatagttcaaaaaattttttgattgaatttctaaatcacattttgtttaactaagagaacaaagttggaatttctgaaatcggataatcgagtaagaagttatgcacgtttaagtcccgaaaaatggcacttttgccactggtcagccatccggaattccggttggcaaccggaattccggttgtaatcaatccggaattccggttcccatccggacttccggttcatggctgacctcacctcgggaaacgtgctaacggctataaacggctagttttttatcaaacattatataaactcgatttttctttcaaaaaataagttggttgagcatttattacatatatctaacctatctaagtgagattaaggagcttctaagtttgaaatccaaaccaacacatttcacacactttgagccaaaatttgattttattcatcttaagtgtgcttgcttttcactctaggtttccattgtatcatcatatttctagagtgattttagcttgtatatcaaacacatttccatattgtgattgaggtgaggttggcaccggttttgtaaacaacccggaaatagtgagattggcactttaacaatccgagaaagaggttaatagtcctcgggggtgcgaaactattgtaagaggtttggaaataccttggtgaaaatttcccagttgtaagggttagtcaagcccgttaacttggctcgatattggaactcaaagctaggtccatagctttgaagaccaaggacgtaggtggcatagttctaccgaaccttgtaaaaatcgagagtttgcattttctaatccttaaactctttactttacaagtttaattatttgtcttaatatattgcttgccatactacttgcttttacttgattaattgactaattgcataattttgtgttaaaagttttaattttccgaaattagtttaaatttccaattcacccccctcttggaaacatatcttgggctaacaattggaatcagagcaagggctcaaattatttgattagatttcacaatctagagcatggcgtttccaagtaattcacaaaataacatgttagaaggttttagcacaaatagagcaccatacttcaatggagtagattttccttattggaaaattagaatggaaacttaccttcaatctattgactatgatttgtggcatattgtatctagtggtccttatgttgctaaacatgtcataaatggtgttgaagtaattaagacttatgaagcatatgatgaaaatgataagaaaatgctttctaaaaatgctaaagctaaatatgctcttatatgtggtttggatagagatatctttaaaaatattgaacaagcctctaccgcttatgatatgtggaaaatgcttgacgttactcatcaaggaactagtgctatgaaggaaactaaaattcaaatttattccactcaatatgagaactttaagatgaaatcggatgaaaccattgctaatatgtatactcgcttcactacaattactaatggtttgaactctcttggcaaggtacttactcaaaaggatatggtgaccaagattttgagaagtctcaccaaggcttatcaaggaaaggtggttgctattcaagaagccaaggatctctcaacacttcccttggaagaactaattggctcactcatgaaccatgaaattttcatgagtgctcaagaagaagaggaagttgagaagaaaaagaagactattgcattcaagtcttcatcctcccatgccattagtgaagaagatgaggaaagcttaggtagtgacatggaggacttggcactcttctctaagaaatacaaaaagttcatgaaattcaaaaagaactttgggaagaagccacaaagagggagtgactcaaaagaaagaaaaagcaaagatgatccaccaatttgctttgagtgcaaaaagcccggacatatgaagatggattgtccaatgagaaagaagaacaaatacaaaggaagggcaatgttggcggattggctcaatagtgacgaagaggactccgaagaagaaggaaagaatgaagtggcaaacatgtgcatgatggcacttgatgatggggtaagcacttctaaccaaaatgattgtgatagcgaaaatgatgatgataacttagatatgtcatatgatgagttgtctaattcatttaaggaactatttgatgattttggtaaattgcttgttaaaaatcaaacccttagagagaagaccaacatgcttttaaaagaaattgagattttgaaaataaatgaaaaagaacttatagctaaatctcaatgtgctacatgtgcttcacataagaaagaaattattgatttgaaagcccatgtgagaagcctaaaaaatgacatatataccttcactagaggtaaggaaggctatgatctcatggtgggaaaccaatcatgtggtttttcaaaaaatggtattggttatgatcctagtaagaaacaaaaatttttgagaaacttttttgtgaaatcatctagtctacctcactttacatgcacatattgtaaccgagatggtcatactatttcctattgtcatgtaaagaaatttgcatatctaggcaagactaaatgggtaccaaagggttctagaactaacatgaatggacccaaagttatatgggtaccaaaagccaacaaatgaatttgtttttgtaggaatcaacaagaaagagccaaagcttatggttcttggatagtggatgttcaaagcatatgaccggtgatccatcaagattttcaagctttaaaagcaaggaaagtggctttgtcacttttggagacaattcaaaaggaaaaatcttgggcattggtgatatcggtaacatatactctccatgtattaaaaatgtgcttcttgttgataatcttaaacataacttgcttagtattagtcaattatgtgatataggttttcgtgttgtgtttgaatcctcaaaatgctccattgaaaatgtttcaaccaatgaagttattttccttggagtaaggaaggataacgtgtatgttattgatgttgattcttttgatagtaaaaataaatgtttaaccgttatgaatgataattcttggttgtggcatagaagattaggacatgctagtatggattctatttcaaaattggttagaaaagatcttgttattggtttgccatctattccgtttgttaaagataaactttgtgatgcatgccaatttggaaaacaaattaaaacatcttttcattccaagaaagaaatttcaactactagacctttgcaattgcttcatattgatttatttggtccttctagaattgctagtcttggtggtaaatactatgcatttgtaattgttgatgatttttcaagatttacttgggttattttcttgactcttaaaagtgatgttttggaaaactttgtcaaatattgtaaaaatgtgcaaaatgaaaaaggatattctattacctccgttaggagtgaccatggtggtgagtttgacaatgatgccttagaattgttttgtgatgatcatggttttaaccataacttttcggcaccaagaactccacaacaaaatggagttgtcgaaaggaagaatagaacaattcaagaaatggctaggtcaatgctaaatgaaatttcattaccaaaatacttttgggccgaggccgtcaatacttcttgttatattttgaatcgtgttttcattaggcccaacatgaataaaaccccttatgagctttggaaaggaagaaaacccaacattggctattttaaagtttttggatgcaaatgttacattttaaacaccaaggacaaccttggaaaatttgatgctaaatccgatgttggaatttttatagggtattcaacacatagtaaagcttatagaatttataacaaaagaactaatgttgttgaagaatctattcatgttgcttttgatgagactaacccacctacaagcaaaagtttagatgatgatgttgtaggtttgggagatgaggttcaaaatctcGAAATTGGAGAAACTTCtaatgctccttcacaaactcccaaagaggaaccacccgtggaaaaggtaaatgaaagccaaggtatgaactctaaccttccacatgagtggaaattcaaaagtgctcatcctatagaccaaattctaggtgatccttctcaaggtgtcactactagaaactcccttagaaacttgtgtaatttcattgcttttatttctcaaattgaaccaaagaattttaaagaggccgaagttgatgaattttggcttctagctatgcaagaagaaataaatcaatttataagaaataatgtttgggagttagttccaagaccgtcacatcaatcggtgattggaacaaaatgggtctatagaaataaggtagatgagcatggggtcattgtgcgtaacaaggctagattagtggcccaaggttacaatcaagaagaaggaattgattatgaggaaacctttgccccggtagcaagacttgagtccattagaatgttgttagcttttgcatgccacaagaattttatcttgtatcaaatggatgtaaaaagcgcattcttaaatgggtacattatggaagaggtttatgtctctcaaccacccggttttcaaaatcataaataccctaaccatgtttacaaattgaaaaaggctttatatggtttaaagcaagctcctagagcttggtatgaaagattaagcacttttcttatttcaaatggtttttcaatgggaaaagcggataatacactttttataaaaagaaaatccaaagacattattatagtacaaatttatgttgatgatattatctttggtgctactaatgatgctctttgtgacgaaatttctaagtgtatgcatagtgagtttgagatgagcatgatgggagaacttaacttttttcttggacttcaaatcaagcaacaaaaggatggcatattcataggtcaaactaagtacatcaaggatctccttcaaaagtttgacttggcaaatgcaaagtccatgaatacacccatgagcacatccataaagatggacaaagatgaaagcggtaagaatgtggacatcaccaagtatcgaggtatgattggctctttattatatttaaccgctagtagaccggatattttgtttagtgttggtctttgtgctaggtaccaatcttgtcctaaagaatcccacttaagtgccgttaaaagaatatttagatacttgataggcacaatgaatctaggactttggtaccccaagaactcaaactttgaaatagttagctactcggatgccgactttgccggttgtaagacggatagaaaaagtactagtggaacttgtcactttttaggaaattccttagtgtcatggtttagcaagaaacaaaactcggtagctctatccacaaccgaagccgaatatatagccgcgggtagttgttgtgcacaaatactttggatgaaacaaactcttaaggattttgatattgattttgaatgtacacccataaagtgtgataacactagtgccattaacctctctaagaatccaatattgcattctagagccaagcatattgacataaggcaccagttccttagagatcatatccaaagaggtgatattatgctagactttgtaagcaccaaattccaattagcggatatattcaccaagcctcttagtgatgagagatttagtttcattagaagagagctaggcacgaccaacttaaatgaaatataaggtttgctagctatgaaaaaatttcatatctctttacttacttatttatgcataattgttccaaatatgatattaatgagatttatatgcatagatgagaaaatttattgatacttgacTTATAAGAACTATCcttgttgaaaaacttaaaattataggtcaaaatgtggatttttggtgaactttggacttgtttttaaacaattgaacatgtgaatttttgcatatttgattttcttgtgtgtctatatgcttgaatatgtgaaatagagtgtatttagtatgcctataagtttgccttgattgaaatttgcatgaaacaaatttttggtacctcacttgttgaatttttagatttttaggcctaaaagagtgtttttcgccaaactctctcatttttcaacatttttcgattccgtaagtttgtacacctcacattttattttataaaactgctggaaaaagaatttttcaatttcgttgcataaaactcatttttggtacggttctaattttcttggcaattttcgaaaaacttaccgtaaatcgtcatttttcattatttttcagattttcttgtttgagcaattttgttttatcatattaaaggtattagaattggtttggggtcatttgggtcaaaattgaattttttagcacgtttttaggattttttttttgctggtcctgtaccaaccggaattccggttgtaccatccggaattccggatggcacaGGATCAGCAACAGGGGTGTTTTTGTCCTTTTATTgcgattttttccctttttaaacccTACCACCGAATTTTTTCTCCCCCATTCAGTTTTTTCAACCCTAATACAGCAGCCaccatctctttctctctaaaattctctctttcaaagcctcactctcatcttccaataattaataaaaaaaaaaaagagaagtgtgttcttcaatggcttcctcatcaagagctcccaagagaatggctagtgcaattcaacaaagggaaataatggcaaaagcaaggcaagagcccactctcttcttcaatgatgaagatcacaacaagtttgtcaatgatttctcctctaggaaaattctcaaaggtaaaatttgtgatctccctagccttgattgtgttgattttagtcatcattttgataccctaggatggacatcttttattcaaattaatactccattgtatcctaggctagttcaaggtttttatgcttgtattaaacctactttagaacctttaggtgttagaggaacccttagaggagtagcttttgaactcaatgtagcatctcttaatgacatgttaggagcaccaaatggtggcatattacttgaacccaaactttctctcaaaaatgatgccatttttaactttgatgagTGTTCTAGGAATATTTGTGGTGATGGCCCTTTTATTATGAGACCAAAAAGACACCAACTCACTTTAGAGGCTAAAATCCTCCACAAATTTATTGTTGCAAATCTTGCTCCTAGAAGTGGCCACCAAGATGAGATCAATTCCATTGATCAATTACTCATGCATCTCATTATAGCCAAAACCACACCCATCAACCtaggctatcttattttaaaattcatacttgatgtggacaagcctaatatgattaaggcacttccctttggttttcttcttagttacctttttcc from Cannabis sativa cultivar Pink pepper isolate KNU-18-1 chromosome 2, ASM2916894v1, whole genome shotgun sequence encodes:
- the LOC133035067 gene encoding uncharacterized protein LOC133035067, yielding MKETKIQIYSTQYENFKMKSDETIANMYTRFTTITNGLNSLGKVLTQKDMVTKILRSLTKAYQGKVVAIQEAKDLSTLPLEELIGSLMNHEIFMSAQEEEEVEKKKKTIAFKSSSSHAISEEDEESLGSDMEDLALFSKKYKKFMKFKKNFGKKPQRGSDSKERKSKDDPPICFECKKPGHMKMDCPMRKKNKYKGRAMLADWLNSDEEDSEEEGKNEVANMCMMALDDGVSTSNQNDCDSENDDDNLDMSYDELSNSFKELFDDFGKLLVKNQTLREKTNMLLKEIEILKINEKELIAKSQCATCASHKKEIIDLKAHVRSLKNDIYTFTRGKEGYDLMVGNQSCGFSKNGIGYDPSKKQKFLRNFFVKSSSLPHFTCTYCNRDGHTISYCHVKKFAYLGKTKWVPKGSRTNMNGPKVIWVPKANK